The following proteins are co-located in the Candidatus Nitrotoga sp. AM1P genome:
- the tnpA gene encoding IS200/IS605 family transposase has protein sequence MDESESLSHSKWECKYHVIFIPKCRRKTLYEQLRPHLGQVFKRLSEYKESRIKEGHLMPDHAHMLISIPPKYSVSQVIGYIKGKRAIHLARVYGERKRNFVGQHFWARGYFVSMVGRDEESIRQYIRHQEEEDKRLEQMQLWR, from the coding sequence ATGGACGAGAGTGAAAGCCTAAGCCATAGTAAATGGGAATGCAAATATCACGTGATATTCATTCCGAAGTGTAGACGTAAAACGTTGTACGAGCAGTTGAGGCCGCACCTTGGGCAAGTGTTCAAGAGGCTGTCCGAATACAAAGAAAGTCGGATAAAGGAAGGACATCTGATGCCTGATCATGCACACATGTTGATATCGATTCCACCGAAGTATTCGGTATCGCAAGTCATCGGGTACATCAAAGGGAAAAGAGCAATCCATCTGGCGCGAGTGTATGGTGAGCGCAAGCGTAATTTTGTAGGGCAACACTTTTGGGCGAGAGGATATTTTGTGTCAATGGTAGGCCGAGATGAAGAGTCGATCCGGCAGTACATTCGGCATCAAGAGGAAGAAGACAAGCGTCTAGAGCAGATGCAGTTATGGCGCTGA
- a CDS encoding IS630 family transposase, with protein MRLMLQDEARFGRINDVRRCWAPKPVQPLCQAMLTHEYTYAYAAVEAKSGELDSLILPYVNTDCMQLFLDEVGARHPSDKIVMVLDGTGWHASRLLKLPQSMKLLPLPPYAPELNPVEHVWDELREKHFHNRVFDSLDALEDQLEVTLHTFENNAPMVKSIVAWEWIINALLN; from the coding sequence ATCCGACTGATGCTTCAAGACGAGGCGCGTTTTGGGCGCATCAACGACGTACGTCGGTGTTGGGCTCCCAAGCCCGTACAACCACTATGCCAAGCGATGCTGACCCACGAGTACACCTACGCCTACGCGGCAGTGGAGGCCAAAAGTGGAGAGCTTGATTCTTTGATCTTGCCATACGTCAATACCGACTGCATGCAGCTGTTTCTCGATGAGGTGGGTGCGCGCCACCCCAGCGACAAAATCGTAATGGTGCTCGATGGCACCGGCTGGCACGCCAGTCGGTTACTCAAACTACCACAGAGCATGAAACTGTTACCTTTGCCACCTTATGCGCCTGAGCTCAATCCCGTCGAACATGTGTGGGATGAATTGCGTGAGAAGCACTTCCATAACCGCGTCTTCGATAGTCTTGATGCACTGGAGGATCAGCTCGAAGTGACCCTGCATACCTTCGAGAATAATGCGCCAATGGTCAAGTCCATTGTGGCTTGGGAATGGATTATTAATGCTTTATTGAATTAA